The Microbacterium sp. LWO12-1.2 genome includes a window with the following:
- a CDS encoding threonine/serine ThrE exporter family protein, with translation MSPKSPRRLLASLRRIVHSDPSAVALTEVMPVIDEGMVPKVLDLSTRIGESMFAVGASAHEVTLAITRVCDAYGLRGVQVDVTYNSITVSFHLSGEVWPETLVRVVRVAAPDHAKLQRVQALVSDIRGGLDLESARTAFRVIRRVPFRYQQPVVVVARAMLAVGVSILLGASPLIVGLTFIAALAAALTQAGLARLRVPLFFSQIAGGFVTTVVAVVVSALGAAGIEPFVDIRPSIIVASGIVLMLAGLTVVGAAQDAIDGFALTAGGRILDLTMQTLGVVIGILVGLELGTVLGFTMELPDDPAPFGPLPSVFAGAIIIAVAVAVFNGAGIRIILVSALLSAITIAGYTLATTLNVHPAAASAIGALLASFVGVLIAHNLHVPSVAVTTAAIVPLVPGVAVFQGLLEMVHTDGSASDVVGAGGSLIYAAIIGVGLASGASLGLYLGTPVRATLGSVTKTRARVRR, from the coding sequence ATGTCCCCGAAGTCCCCGCGGCGACTGCTCGCCTCCCTCCGCCGGATCGTGCACAGCGACCCCTCGGCCGTGGCCCTCACCGAAGTGATGCCCGTGATCGACGAGGGCATGGTGCCCAAGGTGCTCGACCTGTCGACCCGCATCGGCGAGTCGATGTTCGCCGTCGGGGCGTCGGCGCATGAGGTCACTCTCGCCATCACGCGCGTCTGCGATGCCTACGGACTCCGCGGCGTACAGGTCGATGTGACGTACAACTCGATCACGGTCTCCTTCCACCTCAGCGGCGAGGTGTGGCCGGAGACGCTGGTGCGCGTGGTGCGCGTGGCGGCGCCGGATCACGCCAAGCTCCAGCGCGTGCAGGCGCTGGTCTCCGACATCCGCGGCGGGCTGGACCTGGAGTCCGCGCGCACCGCGTTCCGGGTGATCCGTCGCGTGCCGTTCCGCTACCAGCAGCCCGTGGTCGTGGTCGCCCGCGCGATGCTCGCGGTCGGGGTGAGCATCCTGCTCGGCGCCTCGCCGCTCATCGTGGGCCTGACCTTCATCGCGGCCCTCGCCGCCGCCCTCACCCAGGCCGGACTCGCCCGCCTGCGCGTACCCCTGTTCTTCAGCCAGATCGCCGGAGGCTTCGTCACCACCGTCGTCGCCGTCGTGGTGTCGGCGCTCGGGGCCGCGGGGATCGAACCGTTCGTCGACATCCGGCCATCCATCATCGTCGCCTCGGGCATCGTGCTGATGCTCGCAGGCCTCACCGTCGTCGGTGCGGCGCAGGATGCGATCGATGGGTTCGCCCTGACCGCGGGCGGTCGCATCCTCGATCTCACGATGCAGACCCTGGGCGTCGTGATCGGCATCCTGGTGGGACTCGAACTCGGCACCGTGCTCGGCTTCACTATGGAGCTGCCCGACGACCCTGCGCCGTTCGGTCCGCTGCCGAGCGTGTTCGCGGGCGCGATCATCATCGCGGTCGCCGTGGCCGTGTTCAACGGGGCCGGGATCCGGATCATCCTCGTGAGCGCACTGCTGAGCGCCATCACGATCGCCGGGTACACGCTCGCGACCACCCTGAACGTGCACCCGGCTGCGGCGAGCGCGATCGGCGCCCTGCTCGCGAGCTTCGTCGGGGTGCTGATCGCGCACAACCTGCACGTGCCGTCGGTGGCCGTCACGACCGCGGCGATCGTGCCCCTGGTCCCCGGTGTCGCCGTGTTCCAGGGGCTGCTCGAGATGGTGCACACCGATGGTTCGGCATCGGATGTCGTCGGCGCCGGCGGCTCGCTCATCTACGCCGCGATCATCGGCGTCGGACTTGCCTCGGGCGCATCACTGGGCCTCTACCTGGGCACCCCCGTGCGCGCCACGCTCGGGAGCGTCACGAAGACCCGCGCCCGCGTGCGCCGCTGA
- a CDS encoding alkene reductase, with translation MSLYEPAVFGALQLSNRVVMAPLTRTRADADGVPTDVMVEYYRQRAGVGLIITEGTWPAAEGKSYPGQPGIVTPAQIEGWRRIADAVHEAGGTIVMQLMHGGRVGHPAISGEPRVVAPSALAAPGQTRTPEGKADLPVAHALTAEEIPAVVEQFAQAARNAIAAGLDGVEVHGANGYLVHEFLSPVSNIREDQYGGSPENRARFAIEVTTAVAEAVGADRTGIRLSPQHNIQGVLEEDDADVRATYTAVAEGLAPLGLAFVDVLQAAPTSELVQHIRRTAGAPLIVNTGFAVPTTRTDAEELVEDGWADAVAAGRPVIANPDLVERWLQDAELNEPRPELFYGFTAEGYTDYPSLETVRAGA, from the coding sequence GTGAGTCTTTACGAGCCAGCCGTCTTCGGCGCCCTGCAGCTGTCCAACCGCGTCGTCATGGCGCCGCTGACCCGCACGCGTGCCGACGCAGACGGTGTGCCGACCGACGTGATGGTCGAGTACTACCGTCAGCGCGCCGGGGTAGGCCTCATCATCACCGAGGGAACGTGGCCGGCGGCCGAAGGCAAGTCGTACCCGGGGCAGCCCGGCATCGTCACCCCCGCGCAGATCGAGGGATGGCGGCGCATCGCGGATGCCGTGCATGAGGCCGGCGGCACGATCGTGATGCAGCTCATGCACGGCGGACGCGTGGGGCACCCGGCGATCTCGGGGGAGCCGAGGGTTGTCGCACCCAGCGCGCTCGCCGCACCGGGGCAGACCCGCACTCCCGAGGGCAAGGCCGACCTGCCGGTCGCGCACGCCCTGACCGCCGAGGAGATCCCGGCCGTGGTCGAGCAGTTCGCGCAGGCCGCGCGCAACGCGATCGCCGCCGGACTCGACGGCGTCGAGGTGCACGGTGCGAACGGCTACCTCGTGCACGAGTTCCTGTCGCCGGTGTCGAACATCCGCGAAGACCAGTACGGCGGATCGCCCGAGAACCGCGCCCGCTTCGCGATCGAGGTCACCACGGCGGTCGCCGAGGCTGTGGGCGCCGACCGCACGGGCATCCGGCTCTCGCCGCAGCACAACATCCAGGGCGTGCTGGAAGAGGACGACGCGGATGTGCGCGCGACCTACACCGCGGTCGCCGAAGGGCTCGCGCCGCTCGGGCTCGCCTTCGTCGACGTGCTCCAGGCCGCGCCGACCAGCGAGCTCGTGCAGCACATCCGCCGCACTGCCGGTGCACCCCTGATCGTCAACACCGGCTTCGCCGTGCCGACCACCCGCACCGACGCCGAGGAGCTGGTCGAGGACGGCTGGGCGGACGCGGTCGCCGCCGGGCGTCCGGTCATCGCCAACCCCGACCTCGTCGAGCGCTGGTTGCAGGACGCGGAGCTCAACGAGCCCCGCCCCGAGCTGTTCTACGGTTTCACCGCCGAGGGGTACACCGACTACCCGTCGCTCGAGACGGTGCGCGCGGGGGCCTGA
- a CDS encoding long-chain-fatty-acid--CoA ligase codes for MTSHPYDSRPWLSSYADGVPAEIDEPTQTLPEMMAASVQTFARRPALEFFGAVTTYRELGVQIERAAEGLRRLGVGKGDRVALVLPNCPQHVVAFYATLRLGAIVVEHNPLYTARELRHQFEDHGARVAIVWDKVADTVAGFPSDLTVEHIVSVDLTAAMPLSKRLLLRLPVPKARESRAKLTGTPKARHLISWKSLLDHRRVSRRVPGPTLSDTALLQYTSGTTGVPKGAILTHANLRANAMQGRAWVPGLVDGEETFYGVLPLFHAYGMTLCLTFAMSIGAKLVLFPTFDLGLVTAAARTSPPTFLPAVPPIYDQLARAAARGTIDLSTVRFAISGAMSLPVATVQRWEEATGGLLVEGYGMTESSPVALGNPMGRTRRPGTVGVPFPSTEIRVVDPADTDVDLPAGERGELLIRGPQVFQGYWGRRGETADVLLSDGWLRTGDIAEVSADGFVTIVDRLKELIITGGFNVSPSEVEDALEAHPDVVAAAVVGLPRSSGGEEVAAAVVLREGAELDASALRDFCRTRLTPYKVPKRIVAVDDLPRSLIGKVLRRQVRERMLDGE; via the coding sequence ATGACCTCCCATCCGTACGACTCCCGCCCGTGGCTCAGCTCCTATGCGGACGGCGTTCCCGCGGAGATCGACGAGCCGACGCAGACCCTGCCCGAGATGATGGCGGCGAGCGTGCAGACGTTCGCGCGGCGCCCCGCGCTCGAGTTCTTCGGTGCCGTCACCACCTACCGAGAGCTCGGAGTGCAGATCGAGCGCGCGGCCGAGGGATTGCGCCGGCTCGGCGTCGGCAAGGGTGACCGCGTCGCACTCGTGCTGCCCAACTGCCCCCAACACGTGGTGGCGTTCTATGCGACGCTTCGTCTCGGCGCCATCGTGGTCGAGCACAACCCGCTCTACACCGCGCGGGAACTGCGGCATCAGTTCGAGGACCACGGCGCGCGGGTCGCGATCGTCTGGGATAAGGTCGCCGACACGGTCGCCGGCTTCCCGTCCGACCTCACCGTCGAGCACATCGTGAGCGTCGACCTCACGGCCGCGATGCCGCTGTCGAAGCGTCTGCTGCTGCGACTCCCCGTGCCGAAGGCCCGCGAGTCGAGAGCGAAGCTGACCGGCACCCCGAAGGCGCGACACCTGATCTCCTGGAAGTCGCTGCTCGACCACCGACGCGTGTCGCGCCGCGTCCCCGGGCCGACGCTGAGCGACACCGCGCTGCTGCAGTACACGAGTGGAACCACCGGGGTCCCCAAGGGCGCGATCCTGACCCATGCGAACCTGCGCGCCAACGCGATGCAGGGGCGTGCATGGGTGCCGGGACTCGTCGACGGCGAGGAGACGTTCTACGGGGTGCTGCCGCTGTTCCACGCCTACGGCATGACGCTTTGCCTCACCTTCGCCATGAGCATCGGCGCGAAGCTTGTACTGTTCCCCACGTTCGATCTCGGGCTGGTGACCGCGGCGGCGCGGACGAGCCCGCCCACGTTCCTTCCCGCAGTGCCGCCGATCTACGATCAGCTCGCCCGCGCGGCCGCCCGCGGGACCATCGATCTGTCGACGGTGCGGTTCGCGATCTCCGGCGCGATGAGTCTGCCGGTCGCGACCGTGCAGCGCTGGGAGGAGGCAACGGGCGGCCTGCTGGTCGAGGGATACGGCATGACCGAGAGTTCACCGGTCGCGCTGGGCAATCCGATGGGTAGGACCCGTCGTCCCGGAACCGTCGGCGTGCCCTTCCCGAGCACGGAGATCCGCGTCGTGGACCCCGCAGACACCGACGTCGATCTGCCGGCCGGCGAGCGCGGCGAGCTGCTCATCCGCGGTCCGCAGGTGTTCCAGGGGTACTGGGGGCGCCGGGGCGAGACAGCGGATGTGCTGCTCTCCGACGGATGGCTGCGCACCGGCGACATCGCCGAAGTGTCGGCGGATGGATTCGTGACGATCGTCGACCGGCTCAAGGAGCTCATCATCACCGGCGGTTTCAACGTGTCGCCCAGCGAGGTGGAGGACGCGCTGGAGGCGCATCCCGATGTGGTCGCCGCAGCCGTAGTCGGGCTACCGCGATCCAGTGGCGGCGAAGAGGTCGCCGCGGCGGTCGTGCTGCGCGAGGGTGCCGAACTCGACGCGAGTGCGCTGCGCGACTTCTGTCGCACCAGGCTCACCCCGTACAAGGTGCCGAAGCGCATCGTCGCGGTCGATGATCTGCCGCGCTCGCTCATCGGCAAGGTGCTGCGGAGGCAGGTCAGGGAGCGGATGCTGGACGGGGAGTGA
- a CDS encoding MarR family winged helix-turn-helix transcriptional regulator: MSASSDDPARSAAPDAAEKPDLDQAVARVEHELGRLFARIRVSWREAAATVHPDLQPLGYQVLTSIATGKATSAGAIIERLQTDKSAVSRHVRQLEELGLVESVRDPEDRRARVLVATDLAQERVALARSRYEARLAERLRRWSADDLDHFAELLAAFGD; the protein is encoded by the coding sequence ATGAGCGCCTCGTCCGACGACCCCGCCCGATCCGCAGCGCCGGACGCCGCTGAGAAGCCCGATCTCGACCAGGCGGTCGCCCGCGTCGAGCACGAGTTGGGGCGTCTCTTCGCCCGGATCCGCGTGAGTTGGCGCGAGGCCGCGGCCACCGTGCATCCCGATCTGCAGCCGCTGGGCTATCAGGTGCTGACGTCGATCGCGACGGGCAAGGCCACCTCAGCAGGGGCCATCATCGAACGACTGCAGACCGACAAGTCCGCCGTCAGCCGCCACGTTCGTCAGCTCGAGGAGCTGGGGCTGGTGGAGAGCGTCCGCGACCCGGAGGACCGTCGGGCCCGCGTGCTGGTCGCCACCGATCTGGCGCAGGAGCGGGTGGCACTCGCCCGCTCGCGGTACGAGGCGCGCCTGGCTGAACGGCTCCGGCGCTGGTCCGCGGACGACCTCGATCACTTCGCGGAGCTGCTCGCCGCCTTCGGTGACTGA
- a CDS encoding MarR family winged helix-turn-helix transcriptional regulator: MSSDVDTALSDLQTHLNLIFARTRTLWKESAARIDPELQVGGYKLLTFIERADTANAHELAERFEMDKSVISRQVRMLEELGLIESRPDERDGRQRVLTATPAAHDALAQLRRDHATRLRTVVAGLTQDEIDAASKVFRLLSEV; encoded by the coding sequence ATGTCCTCGGACGTCGACACTGCCCTCAGTGACCTGCAGACACATCTGAACCTCATCTTCGCGAGGACGCGGACGCTGTGGAAGGAGTCAGCGGCACGCATCGATCCGGAATTGCAGGTCGGCGGCTACAAACTGCTGACGTTCATCGAGCGAGCCGACACGGCGAACGCCCACGAGCTCGCGGAACGATTCGAGATGGACAAGTCCGTCATCAGCCGCCAGGTGCGGATGCTGGAGGAACTGGGTCTGATCGAGTCGCGCCCGGACGAGCGCGACGGCCGCCAGCGCGTGCTGACGGCGACGCCCGCAGCACATGACGCACTCGCCCAGCTGCGGCGTGACCACGCCACGCGCCTGCGCACGGTCGTGGCGGGGCTGACACAGGACGAGATCGATGCCGCGTCGAAGGTCTTCCGGCTGCTCTCCGAGGTCTGA
- a CDS encoding DHA2 family efflux MFS transporter permease subunit, with translation MTTPSSSSISEATRSPREVFTAISGLVVGMFVAVLSGTVVSTSMPVIIADLGGTQSQYTWVITASLLATAVSTPIWGKLADLVDRKILVQLSLIIFTVGTVIAGFSTDTNMLIAVRVVQGIGVGGLMSLVMIAVALIISPRERGKYMGVVGGIMALGTIGGPLLGGLLTDVWGWRSNFFVGVPFAILALVLLQFTLHLPKPQRDTKVSIDYFGIVLLAVGVSTLLIWVSMGGSQFDWDSSTSIMLAATAGVAIAGFIAVEFFVKEPIVPMSLFRNRTFTLSVIASIAIGVSMFATSVFLAQYFQLARGATPTESGLMTIPMIIGQMGASIIIGQLVSRFGKWKGWMLTGATLTTIGVSLMSTLRYDTPFPLVAVYMFVLGAGLGMVMQNLTLIVQNDTPPRQLGAASSNVNFFRTIAGTIGVTVMGAMLSTSVATYMTDALKGFTPTTQDEVDALQHLASGDVPKVAQLPDTIRAIVEGAYGHGIADAFIIAIPLAVISIIAIAFIKNKPLSTKNAAEQLREQAEESVIEVAEAEVGASLATGSIRIAGTESTPTTTGSVTVLEREDRESGR, from the coding sequence GTGACAACACCCTCTTCTTCTTCGATCTCCGAGGCGACACGATCGCCTCGTGAGGTCTTCACCGCGATCTCCGGCCTCGTGGTCGGCATGTTCGTCGCGGTGCTCTCGGGCACCGTCGTCTCGACCTCGATGCCGGTCATCATCGCCGACCTCGGCGGCACCCAGTCCCAGTACACCTGGGTCATCACGGCGAGCCTGCTGGCGACCGCCGTCTCCACGCCCATCTGGGGCAAGCTCGCCGACCTCGTCGACCGCAAGATCCTGGTGCAGCTGTCGCTCATCATCTTCACGGTCGGCACCGTGATCGCCGGCTTCTCGACCGACACGAACATGCTGATCGCCGTGCGCGTCGTGCAGGGCATCGGCGTCGGTGGCCTGATGTCGCTCGTGATGATCGCCGTGGCCCTCATCATCTCTCCGCGTGAACGTGGCAAGTACATGGGCGTCGTCGGCGGCATCATGGCCCTCGGCACCATCGGCGGCCCGCTGCTCGGTGGACTCCTCACCGACGTGTGGGGCTGGCGCTCCAACTTCTTCGTCGGCGTGCCGTTCGCGATCCTCGCCCTCGTGCTGCTGCAGTTCACGCTGCATCTGCCGAAGCCCCAGCGTGACACCAAGGTGTCGATCGACTACTTCGGCATCGTCCTCCTCGCGGTCGGCGTCTCGACGCTTCTCATCTGGGTGTCGATGGGCGGCAGCCAGTTCGACTGGGACTCCTCGACGAGCATCATGCTCGCCGCGACCGCCGGCGTCGCGATCGCAGGGTTCATCGCGGTCGAGTTCTTCGTCAAGGAACCGATCGTCCCGATGTCGCTGTTCCGGAACCGCACCTTCACCCTCTCGGTGATCGCGTCGATCGCCATCGGCGTCTCGATGTTCGCCACGTCGGTGTTCCTCGCCCAGTACTTCCAGCTCGCGCGAGGTGCCACACCCACCGAGTCGGGTCTCATGACGATCCCGATGATCATCGGCCAGATGGGGGCGTCGATCATCATCGGCCAGCTCGTCAGCCGGTTCGGAAAGTGGAAGGGCTGGATGCTCACGGGCGCCACGCTGACCACGATCGGCGTCAGCCTGATGTCGACACTGCGCTACGACACCCCGTTCCCGCTGGTCGCCGTCTACATGTTCGTCCTCGGCGCCGGTCTCGGCATGGTCATGCAGAACCTCACCCTCATCGTGCAGAACGACACGCCCCCGCGGCAGCTCGGCGCGGCTTCGTCGAACGTCAACTTCTTCCGCACGATCGCCGGCACCATCGGCGTCACGGTCATGGGCGCCATGCTCTCGACCAGCGTCGCCACCTACATGACCGACGCGCTCAAGGGCTTCACCCCGACCACGCAGGACGAGGTCGACGCGCTGCAGCACCTCGCCTCGGGTGACGTGCCGAAGGTGGCACAGCTCCCCGACACGATCCGCGCGATCGTCGAAGGGGCATACGGTCACGGCATCGCCGACGCCTTCATCATCGCGATCCCGCTGGCGGTGATCTCGATCATCGCGATCGCGTTCATCAAGAACAAGCCGCTGTCGACCAAGAATGCCGCCGAGCAGCTGCGCGAGCAGGCAGAGGAATCGGTGATCGAGGTCGCCGAGGCCGAGGTCGGTGCATCGCTGGCCACCGGGTCCATCCGGATCGCCGGCACCGAGTCCACGCCGACGACCACCGGATCGGTGACCGTGCTTGAGCGCGAAGACCGGGAGTCGGGGCGCTGA
- a CDS encoding helix-turn-helix domain-containing protein encodes MARDLASVARLLGGTLVDGGALGARAAVSSVVPLADFAVVPHPQFATLVVGDPADVVSALDSDERGTPLRLAVVVVTGVLDPVPDGVTAIIEPAMEPAVVLPTLQALLATDAAAEDRAVLAATKVLALAARRSGVAGVVAELARRLDGWAVLLDRDAQPIASAGAGALHVGDAVAVAFNRPVRVRSRALQVHPVGTDEDMSAFLVVTARSGSTSRARDLSSQAAALLDLLLRTHDGSRTERLGRATMMRVLEEGGRTALALAKEWGVRDRTLAAFALSARSSDVDAERVVIHWLEDLGAPHLLSASHGVVTGFAREEHIEEIARRAAAFSVPLHLGLGSPAPIDALAGSAEESRRAHEVAVAEGRGVVRYRGMPTIDLVLDRLSPPDARRLASVLEPLRDDDLIDTLRGFLAENGAWGAAAARLGVHRQTLAARVRRIEQLTGLSMSSPDDRAAAWIALRAQA; translated from the coding sequence ATGGCACGAGACCTGGCGTCGGTCGCCCGCCTGCTGGGCGGGACCCTTGTCGACGGAGGCGCACTCGGGGCCCGCGCAGCAGTATCGAGCGTCGTGCCCCTCGCGGACTTCGCCGTCGTGCCGCATCCGCAGTTCGCGACCCTCGTCGTCGGCGACCCCGCCGATGTCGTGTCCGCCCTCGACAGCGACGAGCGCGGCACTCCGCTCCGGCTCGCCGTCGTCGTCGTGACGGGGGTGCTCGACCCCGTGCCCGATGGGGTGACTGCGATCATCGAACCCGCCATGGAGCCCGCGGTGGTGTTGCCGACCCTGCAGGCGCTGCTCGCGACCGACGCGGCGGCGGAGGACCGAGCCGTGCTGGCCGCCACCAAGGTGCTGGCGTTGGCAGCGCGCCGCAGCGGCGTCGCCGGCGTCGTCGCCGAACTCGCCAGAAGACTCGACGGATGGGCGGTGCTGCTCGACCGCGACGCGCAACCGATAGCTTCCGCCGGGGCAGGCGCACTGCACGTGGGGGATGCCGTCGCGGTGGCGTTCAACCGCCCGGTGCGGGTGCGCAGTCGCGCGCTGCAGGTGCACCCCGTGGGCACGGATGAAGACATGTCGGCATTCCTGGTCGTGACCGCGCGGAGCGGATCGACGAGCCGGGCGCGCGACCTGAGTTCGCAGGCCGCGGCGCTGCTCGACCTGCTGCTGCGCACGCACGACGGCAGCCGCACGGAGCGGCTCGGTCGAGCCACGATGATGCGCGTCCTCGAAGAAGGCGGGCGCACCGCCCTCGCGCTGGCGAAGGAATGGGGCGTGCGCGATCGCACCCTCGCGGCGTTCGCGCTCTCCGCGCGGTCATCCGACGTCGATGCCGAACGCGTCGTCATCCATTGGCTGGAAGATCTCGGAGCTCCGCACCTGCTGTCCGCCTCGCACGGCGTGGTGACCGGCTTCGCGCGCGAGGAGCACATCGAGGAGATCGCGCGGCGGGCGGCGGCGTTCTCGGTGCCGCTGCACCTCGGCCTCGGTTCGCCCGCCCCCATCGACGCGCTCGCGGGCTCGGCCGAGGAGTCGCGTCGCGCCCATGAGGTCGCCGTAGCCGAGGGGCGTGGTGTGGTCCGCTATCGCGGCATGCCGACCATCGACCTCGTGCTGGACCGACTGTCTCCGCCCGATGCGCGGCGATTGGCATCGGTGCTGGAACCTCTCCGCGACGACGACCTCATCGACACGCTGCGGGGGTTCCTGGCCGAGAACGGTGCGTGGGGCGCTGCTGCCGCTCGACTGGGGGTGCATCGGCAGACGCTGGCCGCCCGTGTGCGCCGGATCGAACAGCTCACGGGGCTGTCGATGTCGAGCCCCGACGACCGGGCCGCCGCCTGGATCGCGCTGCGGGCTCAGGCGTAG
- a CDS encoding Zn-dependent alcohol dehydrogenase has protein sequence MQAIVFRDTDSPIEHTEVQLAPPAAGEVRVKIAAAGVCHSDLHVKRGEWTAAAPMVMGHEGSGVVVELGEGVTSLAVGDHVVLSWVPPCGECRYCRSGHEARCQKVATVVAPHGVLFDGTSRLSKDGETIHHYLGVSSFAEEVVVPASGAIKVRDDAPLDVIAVVGCAVATGVGAVMNTAGVEPGALVAVIGCGGVGLNVIQGARLAGAERIVAIDVREDKTRLAAQFGATDQIVAPDGDAVAQLRALLPDGVDYAFDAIGRTITTEQSIEMLGLGGAAVIVGLPPTGARASFEPLVLAEADQRILGSNYGSVRPAIDIPALVDRYMDGQLILDPLISSRRPLAEAAEAFAELESGQALRTLLIP, from the coding sequence ATGCAGGCCATCGTATTCCGCGACACCGACAGCCCGATCGAGCACACCGAGGTGCAGCTCGCGCCCCCGGCTGCCGGCGAGGTGCGCGTGAAGATCGCCGCCGCAGGCGTCTGCCACTCCGACCTGCACGTCAAGCGCGGCGAGTGGACAGCCGCCGCCCCGATGGTCATGGGCCATGAGGGCTCTGGCGTGGTCGTGGAACTGGGCGAGGGCGTGACCTCGCTCGCTGTCGGTGACCACGTCGTGCTCAGCTGGGTGCCGCCGTGTGGCGAGTGCCGGTACTGCCGTTCCGGCCACGAAGCGCGCTGCCAGAAGGTGGCGACGGTCGTCGCCCCGCACGGCGTGCTGTTCGACGGCACCTCGCGCCTGAGCAAGGACGGCGAGACGATCCACCACTACCTCGGCGTCTCCTCGTTCGCAGAGGAAGTCGTGGTTCCCGCCTCCGGCGCCATCAAGGTGCGCGACGACGCCCCGCTCGACGTCATCGCCGTCGTCGGATGCGCGGTCGCGACGGGCGTCGGTGCCGTGATGAACACGGCTGGCGTCGAACCCGGTGCGCTCGTCGCCGTGATCGGATGTGGAGGCGTCGGCCTGAACGTCATCCAGGGCGCACGTCTCGCCGGTGCCGAACGGATCGTGGCGATCGACGTCCGCGAGGACAAGACGCGCCTGGCAGCCCAGTTCGGCGCCACGGACCAGATCGTCGCTCCCGACGGCGACGCGGTCGCGCAGCTGCGCGCACTCCTGCCCGACGGTGTCGACTACGCCTTCGACGCGATCGGCCGCACCATCACCACCGAGCAGTCCATCGAGATGCTCGGACTCGGCGGTGCCGCCGTGATCGTGGGCCTCCCGCCGACCGGCGCGCGGGCGTCGTTCGAGCCCCTCGTGCTGGCCGAGGCCGACCAGCGCATCCTCGGCTCGAACTACGGCTCGGTGCGTCCGGCCATCGACATCCCGGCGCTCGTCGACCGGTACATGGACGGCCAGCTGATCCTCGACCCGCTGATCTCCTCGCGCCGCCCGCTCGCCGAGGCTGCCGAGGCGTTCGCCGAGCTCGAATCCGGCCAGGCGCTGCGCACCCTCCTCATCCCCTGA
- a CDS encoding APC family permease, producing the protein MSGPELAAQAIANIAPSAVIAFTAAAIFLGAGNGTIYAFGLATIVILCVGYCVVVFARKHASAGSLYTYVSKGLGPAGAYLAGATLLIGCFGIAAASLMGSVSYMSQFLTLLGVPASGLGWSIGLAIVLGGLATLFTIRGIRLSARVSLVLELLSVAIILVLLISALVWAGPGAWDPAQLLAEGSSFQGIAAGMVLGILGFVGFSSADALGREAKNPYKAIPRAIMWSALTVGILYVFAAYTQIAVLGDDLATAASPLESMSELIGMPAWFAPVLTFGVAASFFAVVVAPLNVIGRIVYVMGKEGVVHERFGRTHERHLTPHRVLLAAGALAVVVDIVFLVAGADPMEILVWVNTWGTYGYMVAYALVAIACVVYTQRAGMRNGLVWVCATIAVATMAYVFFANVFPVPAFPFNVIPYVFIVCVLAALTRYWYLKARQPEVIARIGNTETSAMDGVG; encoded by the coding sequence ATGAGCGGCCCGGAGCTGGCCGCCCAGGCGATCGCCAACATCGCCCCGAGTGCGGTGATCGCCTTCACCGCCGCCGCGATCTTCCTCGGCGCCGGCAACGGCACCATCTACGCGTTCGGACTCGCGACGATCGTGATCCTCTGCGTCGGCTACTGCGTGGTGGTGTTCGCCCGCAAGCACGCTTCTGCCGGCTCGCTCTACACCTACGTGTCGAAGGGACTCGGCCCCGCAGGCGCGTACCTGGCCGGTGCGACGCTGCTGATCGGATGCTTCGGCATCGCGGCGGCATCGCTCATGGGGTCGGTCTCGTACATGAGCCAGTTCCTCACCCTCCTCGGCGTGCCCGCGTCCGGCCTCGGCTGGAGCATCGGACTCGCGATCGTGCTCGGCGGTCTCGCGACGCTGTTCACCATCCGCGGCATCCGGCTCTCGGCGCGCGTGTCCCTCGTGCTCGAGCTGCTGTCGGTCGCGATCATCCTGGTGCTGCTGATCTCGGCGCTCGTGTGGGCAGGTCCCGGAGCCTGGGATCCGGCGCAGCTGCTGGCCGAGGGCTCGTCGTTCCAGGGCATCGCCGCCGGCATGGTGCTCGGAATCCTCGGCTTCGTCGGCTTCTCCTCGGCGGATGCGCTCGGACGCGAGGCGAAGAACCCTTACAAGGCCATCCCCCGCGCCATCATGTGGAGCGCCCTCACCGTCGGCATCCTCTACGTCTTCGCGGCGTACACCCAGATCGCCGTTCTCGGCGATGACCTGGCCACCGCGGCGAGCCCGCTGGAGAGCATGTCCGAGCTCATCGGCATGCCGGCCTGGTTCGCACCGGTGCTCACGTTCGGTGTCGCGGCATCGTTCTTCGCCGTGGTCGTCGCCCCGCTCAACGTCATCGGCCGCATCGTCTACGTGATGGGCAAGGAGGGCGTCGTGCACGAGCGGTTCGGCCGCACGCACGAACGTCACCTCACGCCGCACCGCGTACTGCTGGCCGCCGGCGCACTGGCCGTCGTGGTCGACATCGTCTTCCTGGTCGCGGGCGCAGATCCCATGGAGATCCTGGTGTGGGTCAACACCTGGGGCACCTACGGCTACATGGTCGCGTACGCGCTGGTCGCGATCGCGTGCGTGGTCTACACGCAGCGCGCCGGCATGCGGAACGGACTCGTCTGGGTCTGCGCGACGATCGCCGTCGCCACCATGGCATACGTCTTCTTCGCGAACGTGTTCCCGGTTCCGGCATTCCCGTTCAACGTGATCCCCTACGTGTTCATCGTCTGCGTGCTCGCGGCACTCACCCGGTACTGGTACCTCAAGGCCCGCCAGCCCGAAGTGATCGCCCGCATCGGCAACACCGAGACCTCGGCGATGGACGGAGTCGGCTGA